A window of Thermoproteus sp. genomic DNA:
GTCCTCTCCTCGCTTACGAGCTTTCCGTAATTCTCTTTGAGATATTTATAGACCTCTATACCCCTCTTGGTGGGTATCATGAACTTCCTACGGCCTCTAACCACGACGTATCCCCTCCTCGATAGGACCTCTAGTATCTTGGCGTAGGTGCTGGGCCTTCCTATCCCCCTCTCCCTCATCATTCTCAACACATCCGCCTGCGACAGGAGCTCCACGAGCCTCTTCGCGTAGACCACCTCTGCCTCGACCTCGCCTGTCGGCAACCTAGGCTCCACCTCTACCGATTTGTACTCTGCCAGAAATCCAGCCGAGTTCACCTCGACTACCCGCCTGACCTCGAAGTTGGCGCCGTCTATGGATATGGAGTACCTCTCTGTGGTGACTTCAGCCTCACGCATCTGGCTTGCCATAAACCTCCTGAAGATCAGATCATAGGCGGCGTAGTGGTTTCTAGTGAGCCTTATGGCCGGCTGTATGACGCCAGCCGCTACTAGGCCCCTCAACTCCTCGGCGTCGATCGGCCTGGTGGGCCTTATGGCCTCGTGGGCCCCCTCCTCGCCGGCCGCCCATACGCGCGGCTTGAAGGAGTCGGCGCCGTATCGCTTAGATATATACTCTTTGGCTATGCCTATGCCGGTCGCAGAGACCCTCGTGCTGTCGGTGCGGTGGTAGGTTATAAAGCCGCTTTCGAAGAGGTCCTGTGCTATCCTCATGGCCTCCTCCGCGCTTATGCCTAACTTATTCACGGCGTCTCTCATGTATTCATCTGTGGTGTACGGCGGGGGTGGCTGGATCGTCTCTCTCTTCGCCTCTAGGAGCGATATGGAGACGGTGCCTCGCTCTTTCAGCTTCTTATAGGTCTCTTCGGGCAGGGCGAGCCTCACTTGGCCCTCCCCTATTCTCAACACTACGTCGAACTTGCGCTCAGCCTTGGAGCTTTCATAGCGCTCTACTATCCAGCCGAGAACTGGCGTCTGGACCCTCCCGGCCGAGAGGAAGGAGAGCCCGTGGGCCTCTTGGACCTTGCGGCTGAGGCCAAATCCGAGCCACCTATCCTCTATCCTCCTGACTGTCTGAGCGGCCACCATGGACAGATTTACATCTCTAGGCGACGACAAGGCGGCCGCGATGGCGCGCCGCGTGACTTCGTGGAATTCTATCCTCTTTATCGCGCCCACGTAGGGCCTCAATATTAAGTATACATCATACGCTATCTTTTCGCCTTCAGAGTCTGGGTCTGTGCCGAGGTACACCAAATCGACTTCCGACGCGAGTTCCCTTAGAGTCGAGACGATATCTAGAGGCCTACATTCGGGAGGTAAGTCCAGGTCGTCCACATAGGACCCGCTTGGACATTTATAGATTTTGTTGTAGATAGGGACGTAGCCCTCTTCGGTCTTCACCACGGCGTAGTCCATAGGGCTGTAGGGCCCCGCCTCTACGGGCTTTATGAGTCTCCAGACCTTCTTCCCCTCCCCCTCCTCTATCCTCTTCAAGTTGGTAGGTAGCTCGAATATATGGCCCATGGTGGCTATTACTGTGAGCATGGAGTCGCCTGTAGAGACCTCGTAGGCGGGCATCCCGCCAATTATCAACATATTGGGCCTCCCGAAGAACGAAGCTATGGTCCTCGCCTTGGTGGGCGACTCCACTACGAGCAGTATGCTCCTCATTAGGTCTCTGGCCGAGAGCTCCTCGGGCCTCAACTGGCCCGACATTATGCGCCTAATAGTCCTCCTGTCCTCGTCAACCTCCTTGAGTATCTTGTCTAGGTCGGCCTTAGAGAGCTCCTCGAAGCGCACCTCGTCAAATCTAAGCTCCAGCTCCCTCCTCAACGCGTTCAGTACCTTCTCGTCGTCGACGAGAATTACGCTTAGTCCCCTCGAGAGCCCTCCGGCGTAGAGCCGAGAGGTCCTCCCGCTACCCTGAATGTAAGTAGTGACGTCAGGCAACAAGACGTAGAGCTGGCCGTCTATATATGTCAATTTTACTTCTGTGGAGGCCTCTATGGCTTTTTTAATCCTCTCATCTTTCAAGAGGCTGTCTACCAGCTCTACGGCCGACTTAGCGACGTTGAGCACGTACTCCTCAAAGGAGTTGGAGGCGCCCTCCTTTAAGATCTTGTCGAGTCTCGCCGAATAGGGGGCTATACGCCTTAACTGCGCTATAAGCCTATCCACTTTAAATTTCAGCTCTTGGGGCACTATGGCGCGCACGTTGTAGAGGAAACTGAGGTATGCAGGCACCGAAAACTCGTCTAGCCTCACCCTAAACTTATATTTAGGTATCCCCACAAATATTACATATCTTATCACGTGGGGCAGATCTATCCCTCTAACCAGCGCCGATCTGGACGAGGCGAGGCCCACCAAGACCTCTAACTGGCCCTGCTCGAAGGCCTCTAGCGCCTTCCTCCTAGGCCTAAAGAAGTGCTCGGCCTTTATTCCAGACTCCTGTAGGTGCTGAACGAGCTCCCTTCCGAACTCTCTATCCGACACATAGATTATGCCGCCTCCTCCGAGTCTCCTCACCAGCTCCGCCACCTGGGCTTTAGGGTCTTCAGACAGCTTCACGTATAGGTCGTATACATTCCTAAGTCCCTCGGCCCTGCCGCCCACGTCGAACCCCAAGATCTCTCTGAACAACAGGAGCCTCGTAGTGCGTCTGGCTTTAGCCAAAGCGCCCGACGCCACGAAGACGCCCAGCTCCAACTTAGTCGTCAGTTTCCTTAACTCCTCTCGGAGTTTTGTCATCTCCCTTTCGGTCTCCTCTACGGCCTTCTCGTCGCCCCCCAGAAGCGCCTTCCCCCTCTTCCTCCCCAACTCTATGAGCTCTAACGCCTTGTTTAACACCTCGTCGTTGACGCCAAGCAACCTCAAAATCCTCTCTATGTTCTTGCTGGTCGCCCTCAAGACGCTATCCACGTCGTCTGTAGCTATAAAGGCGAACTTATAACGGGACAGAAGGTCGAAGTATTTTGGGAGGAACGCCGAAGTTATGACCAGGACGTCAAAATCGCCGCTCTTAATCCTATTGAGGGCCTCTTCCCTCTCCTGAGGCCTCAACATGGTGTTGTAGGTCACAATCTTCACGTTAAGGCCGGCGCGTTGTGAGTAGTCTAGGAGCTTCCTGTAGGCTTGATACGCCAACGCCGAGGTAGGGAAGACCAGAAGCGCCTTCCCCCTACCGGCCATGTACAGCGATGCGACCAACAAGAAGGTCGTCTTTCCAGATCCCGTCGGCGCCACCACGGCGAAGCTCTTCCCGGCGGCCAGCCGCCTGGCCCAAAGCCGCTGGGCTCCCCACATGCCGAACCCCACTATCTTTTCGAACAGGGCATTTATCTCCTCATACCTCTTGAGTTTCTCTTCCAATCTCGACAGACCGTCTAGGGCCCTCCGTCTCTTCAATTCCTCAATTACGCGCCTTAGGTCGGCCTCCCCGACCTCCAACGGGAGGCATTCGGAACAAGGGAGCCCTCTAGCCAGTCGCCTAGACTCAATGGCCCCTCCACAGTTGGGGCAACTATGGAGATATACGGCAGGCAACGCCTTGAAGTCCACTGAGATTATTGCGGGTATAAAAAACTTGGCTTATCTCTTGAGTTCAGATACCTTCTTTATGAGTATCGGGACGATCTTATAGAGGTCCTCCACTACTCCATAGTCGGCGTATTGGAATATCGGCGCGCTTGGGTCGTTGTTTATGGCCGCTATTATGCGCGAGTCGAGGATCCCCGCTATGTGTTGCGGCTGGCCCGATATGCCTATAGCCAAATAGAGCTTCGGCCTGACTTTATGTCCCGACAGGCCGACCCAGTGGTCCTCCGAGAGCC
This region includes:
- the rgy gene encoding reverse gyrase, which translates into the protein MDFKALPAVYLHSCPNCGGAIESRRLARGLPCSECLPLEVGEADLRRVIEELKRRRALDGLSRLEEKLKRYEEINALFEKIVGFGMWGAQRLWARRLAAGKSFAVVAPTGSGKTTFLLVASLYMAGRGKALLVFPTSALAYQAYRKLLDYSQRAGLNVKIVTYNTMLRPQEREEALNRIKSGDFDVLVITSAFLPKYFDLLSRYKFAFIATDDVDSVLRATSKNIERILRLLGVNDEVLNKALELIELGRKRGKALLGGDEKAVEETEREMTKLREELRKLTTKLELGVFVASGALAKARRTTRLLLFREILGFDVGGRAEGLRNVYDLYVKLSEDPKAQVAELVRRLGGGGIIYVSDREFGRELVQHLQESGIKAEHFFRPRRKALEAFEQGQLEVLVGLASSRSALVRGIDLPHVIRYVIFVGIPKYKFRVRLDEFSVPAYLSFLYNVRAIVPQELKFKVDRLIAQLRRIAPYSARLDKILKEGASNSFEEYVLNVAKSAVELVDSLLKDERIKKAIEASTEVKLTYIDGQLYVLLPDVTTYIQGSGRTSRLYAGGLSRGLSVILVDDEKVLNALRRELELRFDEVRFEELSKADLDKILKEVDEDRRTIRRIMSGQLRPEELSARDLMRSILLVVESPTKARTIASFFGRPNMLIIGGMPAYEVSTGDSMLTVIATMGHIFELPTNLKRIEEGEGKKVWRLIKPVEAGPYSPMDYAVVKTEEGYVPIYNKIYKCPSGSYVDDLDLPPECRPLDIVSTLRELASEVDLVYLGTDPDSEGEKIAYDVYLILRPYVGAIKRIEFHEVTRRAIAAALSSPRDVNLSMVAAQTVRRIEDRWLGFGLSRKVQEAHGLSFLSAGRVQTPVLGWIVERYESSKAERKFDVVLRIGEGQVRLALPEETYKKLKERGTVSISLLEAKRETIQPPPPYTTDEYMRDAVNKLGISAEEAMRIAQDLFESGFITYHRTDSTRVSATGIGIAKEYISKRYGADSFKPRVWAAGEEGAHEAIRPTRPIDAEELRGLVAAGVIQPAIRLTRNHYAAYDLIFRRFMASQMREAEVTTERYSISIDGANFEVRRVVEVNSAGFLAEYKSVEVEPRLPTGEVEAEVVYAKRLVELLSQADVLRMMRERGIGRPSTYAKILEVLSRRGYVVVRGRRKFMIPTKRGIEVYKYLKENYGKLVSEERTRLIEKYMDDVENGRKNYAEVLDELFTEFIQEVLERQ